CCCGCGATCATGGCCGTGAACTGTCCGCTGCCATTTCCGAGATGTTCGTCTACGAGCGCATCCGCAACGAGCAGGATCATCAGCGCGTGCCGCTCAAGCATGTGGTCGGTACGCATCAGCCCAAGTTGCAGGAAGTGGTGGCGTTGATGGAGGCCAATCTTGAGGAACCGATCGATCTCGATAACCTCGCCGAATACGTCGATCTGTCACGGCGACAGTTGGAGCGGCTATTTCAGAAATACCTGCAATGCACGCCGTCGCGCTACTACTTGAAGTTGCGGCTGATTCGCGCACGACAACTGCTCAAGCAGACGTCTTTGTCGATCGTTGAGCTGGCGTATGTGTGTGGGTTCGTCTCAACGCCGCATTTCTCCAAATGCTACCGCGAGCACTTTGGCGTGCCACCGAGTGACGAGCGCTCAGGTTCCGAGATGAGTCGCAAACCGGTAATGCAGCCGTCAATGCTCAGGCCGCTGACGACGCTTGATCAGGCACGTAATGAATCGACGTTTGCCAGTGTTCGGATGATGGAGCGTACGGATCTGGCGTCGACGGGCTGATCGCTCGGGACGGGTTATCACAGCAGATTCTGCATCCGTATAGTTCTTGCTCCATCAGGTGATTGCCCATAAACCCTCCTGTTCAGGTCAATGAAGCCGGTGAGTCACCGGCACGAGGAGGGATCATGGACGTCACCGCAATTCCCGAAGGTTTCGCCCCGTTTACCCGCAGCAGCCCGTTGCTGGATTTGCTTGGCCCGATCTACGCGAGGGGTAGCGGGCTGCAATTGGAGCTGGGCTTATTGACTGACTCACGCCATGCCAATGGCCGTGGCACGTTGCATGGCGGTGTCTTGGCGACGTTGGCCGATGTCGGCATGGGCTACGCCATGGCCTTTTCCAGCGACCCTCCGCAGCCATTGATCACGGCGAGCATGACTCTGGATTATCTCGGCGCCGTAAAAATGAACGAGTGGCTGGAAGTGCGTTTGGAGTACTCGAAAAAAGGCCGGCAGTTGGCGTTTGCTGCTGTCAGTTTGCATGTTGGGGAGCGTACGGTGGCGCGGGCCAGTGCGGTGTTTGCGGTGCCGGTGAGTTGAAAATGTGTGTCCATCAAGAGCTGGGCCATCGATAGACTGCGTCTTGGGGAATAGTGGGTAAATATTTCCATGTCTCGGATGATTGCTTCTGGCCGATATCCGCTCACGAACGATTGCTATCGGCCAAATCCAGTCACTCAGTTGTCGATGTTTTTCCAGCGCAACGGCGTGCACTCCGAAACTCCGACCGACGCTGCTTCGGCGATGACCATCACTGAGTACTCATGATCCTGCCTGCCATCCTCGCACTGACCAA
This region of Pseudomonas sp. R84 genomic DNA includes:
- a CDS encoding GlxA family transcriptional regulator, producing MSSTPSVADGKTQTVGFLLLDKFTLMSLASAVEPLRMANQLTGRTLYRWHTFSPGGAAVWASDGVPITPDGAWSNPAVADTVIVCGGVGIQSSITREHTTWLQALARQSKRLGGVCTGSWALAKAGLLDGYECSVHWEFLAAMQEAFPRVSVSTSLFTLDRNRFTSSGGTAPLDMMLHLIARDHGRELSAAISEMFVYERIRNEQDHQRVPLKHVVGTHQPKLQEVVALMEANLEEPIDLDNLAEYVDLSRRQLERLFQKYLQCTPSRYYLKLRLIRARQLLKQTSLSIVELAYVCGFVSTPHFSKCYREHFGVPPSDERSGSEMSRKPVMQPSMLRPLTTLDQARNESTFASVRMMERTDLASTG
- a CDS encoding PaaI family thioesterase — encoded protein: MDVTAIPEGFAPFTRSSPLLDLLGPIYARGSGLQLELGLLTDSRHANGRGTLHGGVLATLADVGMGYAMAFSSDPPQPLITASMTLDYLGAVKMNEWLEVRLEYSKKGRQLAFAAVSLHVGERTVARASAVFAVPVS